From the Hevea brasiliensis isolate MT/VB/25A 57/8 chromosome 15, ASM3005281v1, whole genome shotgun sequence genome, one window contains:
- the LOC110657529 gene encoding uncharacterized protein LOC110657529, whose translation MQLLVTPDSTTLSYWLSWSVLLCAICVFTPVVVAIFIIWKHENFDHSRSCRGKTQQQIHHSLFEDRAWRPCLKQIHPIWLLAYRVIAFSLLLASLISKVSANGFVMFYYYTQWTFTSVTIYFGFGVLLSVCGCYRYHKMGMAASNIHHIGDDVEQGYRVPLIREERSNILNARKLSNTQEEIYGFQAATVSNYLFQVLFQMNAGAVMLTDVVYWAIIFPFLTIKDYSMNFMTVNMHTLNIIVLLGDTALNCLPFPWFRFSYFILWTGSFVIFQWIIHACIPIWWPYPFLDLSLPYAPLWYLLVALMHFPCYGFFVLIINMKHNLLSKRFPQSYQCLR comes from the exons ATGCAGCTGCTGGTTACTCCTGATTCTACCACCTTGAGTTACTGGTTAAGCTGGAGCGTCTTGCTATGTGCAATCTGTGTCTTCACCCCTGtggttgtagcaatatttattataTGGAAACATGAAAATTTTGATCATTCGAGATCTTGCAGAGGAAAAACTCAGCaacagatacaccattcattgttTGAAGATAGAGCTTGGAGGCCATGTCTTAAGCAAATCCACCCCATTTGGTTGTTGGCTTATCGAGTTATTGCTTTCTCTTTGCTTTTGGCGTCGCTCATTAGCAAAGTTTCTGCTAATGGATTTGTCATGTTTTACTACTATACTCA GTGGACTTTTACTTCTGTTACCATTTATTTTGGG TTTGGAGTACTGCTTTCTGTCTGTGGGTGTTACCGATATCATAAAATGGGCATGGCAGCATCCAATATCCATCACATTGGGGATGATGTTGAACAAGGGTACCGTGTGCCTCTAATACGCGAGGAAAGGTCAAATATACTCAATGCAAGAAAATTATCAAATACCCAAGAGGAAATTTACGGTTTTCAAGCAGCAACTGTTTCTAATTATCTCTTTCAAGTTCTATTTCAg ATGAATGCTGGGGCAGTAATGCTCACTGATGTTGTTTATTGGGCCATTATTTTTCCATTTCTTACCATCAAAGATTACTCTATGAATTTT ATGACAGTTAATATGCATACGCTCAATATTATCGTACTCCTTGGTGATACAGCTTTGAATTGTTTG CCATTTCCTTGGTTTCGGTTTTCTTACTTCATTCTATGGACGGGTAGTTTTGTCATTTTCCAGTGGATTATCCATGCTTGTATACCAATTTG GTGGCCATATCCATTTCTTGACTTGTCATTACCATATGCTCCATTATG GTACTTGCTAGTAGCATTGATGCATTTCCCATGCTATGGTTTCTTTGTGCTGATTATCAACATGAAACACAATCTGTTGTCGAAACGGTTTCCTCAGTCTTATCAATGTCTGAGATGA
- the LOC110657530 gene encoding glutaredoxin → MAMTKAKELVSSNSVVVFSKTYCPYCTSVKKLLDELGANYKTVELDTEGDGSQVQSALAEWTGQRSVPNVFISGKHIGGCDTTTGMHKEGKLIPLLTEAGALAKASA, encoded by the exons ATGGCGATGACCAAGGCCAAGGAGCTCGTTTCTTCCAATTCTGTTGTCGTTTTCAG CAAGACGTACTGCCCCTATTGCACGAGCGTGAAGAAGCTTTTGGATGAATTGGGTGCCAATTATAAGACCGTGGAGTTGGATACTGAGG GCGATGGAAGTCAGGTACAATCAGCATTGGCAGAGTGGACTGGACAACGATCTGTGCCGAATGTTTTCATCAGTGGCAAGCACATTGGTGGCTGTGACA CAACAACAGGCATGCATAAGGAAGGAAAGCTAATTCCTCTGCTCACTGAAGCTGGAGCTCTTGCTAAGGCTTCTGCTTAA